One genomic region from Equus asinus isolate D_3611 breed Donkey chromosome 8, EquAss-T2T_v2, whole genome shotgun sequence encodes:
- the LOC106843482 gene encoding putative olfactory receptor 2B8 has protein sequence MRRFNNTFHHFNGFVLLGFSEWPRLEMVLFVVISIFYILTLFGNSAIIILSRLDLRLHTPMYFFLANLSFLDLCCTTSTVPQMLVNIQSHKRNISYIGCVAQFFIFLGLGSTECVLLSVMAFDRYVAICQPLQYTVIMHSWLCQQLATVAWVTGFSNSLVQTVLTFLLPRCGQYQVENFFCEVPAMLQLSCVDTWINEVEMYAAVVVIKVIPVGLILFSYINIVRAVVRIQSSEGRKKAFNTCGSHLLVVIMFYGSAISGYAYMAPKSNSAKLKGKLLALFYGLLTPMLNPLIYTLRNKDVKGAVKKLLGREQEQGWNMS, from the coding sequence ATGAGAAGATTCAATAACACCTTTCATCACTTCAATGGCTTTGTTCTATTGGGCTTCTCTGAATGGCCCAGACTAGAAATGGTTCTTTTTGTAGTCATCTCCATCTTCTATATATTGACCCTCTTTGGGAATTCAGCCATAATTATCTTGTCGcgccttgatctcagactccaTACCCCCATGTATTTCTTTTTGGCTAATCTCTCTTTTTTGGACCTCTGCTGTACTACCTCCACTGTCCCCCAGATGCTGGTAAATATACAGAGCCACAAAAGAAACATAAGCTACATAGGATGTGTAGCTCAATTTTTTATCTTCCTTGGTTTAGGATCCACTGAATGTGTACTTCTCTCAGTAATGGCCTTTGATCGTTATGTAGCTATCTGCCAGCCTCTCCAATACACAGTTATCATGCATTCTTGGCTATGCCAACAACTGGCAACAGTGGCTTGGGTAACAGGTTTCAGCAACTCCTTGGTGCAAACAGTGTTGACTTTCTTATTACCTCGTTGTGGTCAATATCAGGTGGAGAATTTTTTCTGTGAAGTACCTGCCATGCTTCAATTATCATGTGTTGATACATGGATTAATGAAGTGGAGATGTATGCAGCTGTGGTGGTCATAAAAGTTATCCCAGTTGGATTGATTCTATTTTCTTACATTAACATTGTCAGAGCAGTAGTAAGGATCCAATCTTCTGAGGGTCGCAAGAAGGCCTTCAACACATGTGGGTCTCATCTGCTGGTGGTCATTATGTTCTATGGCTCAGCCATTAGTGGTTATGCATATATGGCACCCAAGAGCAACTCAGCCAAATTGAAGGGCAAGCTTCTTGCACTCTTCTATGGACTTCTAACTCCAATGCTCAACCCTCTTATCTACACCTTGAGAAATAAGGATGTTAAGGGAGCAGTAAAGAAGCTACTGGGGAGAGAACAAGAGCAAGGGTGGAACATGTCTTAG
- the LOC106843512 gene encoding olfactory receptor 2W1-like translates to MTNDSYFGGFILLGFPGQPELEMIISGVVFFFYTIALMGNIAIILLPLLDERLQTPMYFFLRNLAILDLCYTTNIVPQMLVNVWGKEKTITFAGCAFQLFTDVTLCTVECMLLAVMSYDRFNAVCKPLHYMTIMNPQLCQGLMAMTWVIGIINCMILSPHAMSLPRCGNHHLDHYFCEISAMVKIACVDTTAMEESLFALCFFIFLTPLLLILVSYGFIAVAVLKMKSAAGRQKAFGTCSSHLIVVSIFYGTIIYMYIQPGNSPSQDEGKLLSIFYSIVTPSLNPLIYTLRNKEFKGAMKRLLRLNHFSANLKRSCCL, encoded by the exons atgaccaATGATAGCTACTTTGGTGGATTTATACTCCTTGGATTCCCTGGGCAGCCTGAGCTGGAGATGATCATCTCTggtgttgtctttttcttctacACTATTGCCTTGATGGGAAATATAGCCATCATCCTGCTGCCATTACTGGATGAACGTCTCcaaacacccatgtacttcttccttagAAATTTAGCCATCTTGGATCTCTGTTACACCACAAATATAGTCCCACAAATGTTGGTCAATGTCTGGGGTAAAGAGAAAACAATCACTTTTGCTGGCTGtgcctttcagcttttcactgatGTGACACTATGCACAGTTGAATGTATGCTTCTGGCTGTTATGTCTTATGACCGATTTAATGCTGTCTGCAAGCCTCTGCACTATATGACCATAATGAATCCCCAACTCTGTCAAGGCCTGATGGCTATGACCTGGGTAATTGGCATCATTAATTGCATGATACTTTCTCCCCATGCTATGAGTCTTCCTCGATGTGGGAACCACCACCTGGATCActatttttgtgaaatatctgCAATGGTCAAGATTGCATGTGTGGACACCACAGCCATGGAAGAAAGTTTATTTGCattgtgttttttcattttcctcacacCACTTCTTCTCATTCTGGTCTCCTATGGCTTCATTGCTGTAGCTGTACTCAAGATGAAGTCTGCAGCAGGGAGACAAAAGGCATTTGGGACTTGTTCTTCCCATCTCATTGTGGTGTCTATCTTCTATGGGACTATTATCTACATGTACATACAACCAGGAAATAGTCCTTCTCAGGATGAGGGTAAACTTCTCAGTATCTTTTATTCCATTGTTACTCCCAGCTTGAATCCATTGATTTATACACTAAGGAATAAGGAGTTCAAGGGGGCCATGAAGAGG CTGTTAAGATTAAATCATTTTTCTGCAAATCTCAAACGCTCCTGTTGTCTCtag